CGAGAACCTCGACATGATCGGTCGGCTCTACCACCTGGGCCGCCGCGCCTCCCGTGCCCGGGCGGACGAGCTCATCGGCACGTTCGGCCTCACGGACGCGCGCGACCGCGCGGTGAAGGGCTTCTCCGGCGGCATGCGGCGCCGCATCGACCTCGCCGGCGCGCTGGTCGCGCGCCCCCGCGTGCTCTTCCTCGACGAGCCGACCACCGGGCTGGATCCTCGCAGCCGCCTGGGCCTCTGGGACGTCATCACGCAGCTGGTGACCGAAGGCACGACCGTGCTCCTCACCACGCAGTACCTCGAGGAGGCCGACCGCCTCGCGGACGACATCGCCGTGATCGACGGCGGCACGGTGATCGCACGCGGCACGGCCGACGAGCTGAAGAGCTCCATCGGCGGGCATCGGGTGGAGGTCGCGCTCGTGCGGGAGACCGACGGGCCGGTGGTCCGCGGGATCCTGGAGCGCGCGGGCACGACGCCGGCGACGGCCTCCTCCGACGGCCGTACGCTCTCCGTGCAGGTCGCCGACGGGCCGCGGGCGCTCGCCGCGGTGCTCGGGGAGATGTCGGCCGCGGGGATCGAGCTGCAC
The genomic region above belongs to Clavibacter phaseoli and contains:
- a CDS encoding ATP-binding cassette domain-containing protein, whose protein sequence is MAVIEADGLVKTYHPRGAPPVHALAGLGLEVPEGTVLGLLGPNGAGKTTAVKVLTTLVRPDAGSARVDGVDVLTRGAEVRAMIGVSGQYAAVDENLTAFENLDMIGRLYHLGRRASRARADELIGTFGLTDARDRAVKGFSGGMRRRIDLAGALVARPRVLFLDEPTTGLDPRSRLGLWDVITQLVTEGTTVLLTTQYLEEADRLADDIAVIDGGTVIARGTADELKSSIGGHRVEVALVRETDGPVVRGILERAGTTPATASSDGRTLSVQVADGPRALAAVLGEMSAAGIELHDAGMRRPTLDDVFLRLTGHATAGEGDDSDTPGGSDPAPGRRAAGRAHGTDAA